The genomic region CTGTTTGGATTTTTCACACTCACGCTCGGAAACCGGGCGACACTCGGTCACAGGGTCGCCACTCACGTCGGGTCGTAAGACGCAAACACCGACAACACAGACAATCACAAATACAAACAGAAAAAAAGATGTACGTAAAGACATCGTATCACTCCTTTGTGTCGGTGGACACACAGATTCAACTGACAACTCTACAGGGATTAGCACCAACAGACGTTGATACGAGGAAAGCGGGAAATCTCCCTATAGGGTGCTAACCTAAATGTGTCTCGCAAAACGAACCCGTTTTTGATACAATTTAGGTTAGCCTGTCAGAGCCTGATTCTGGCAGAGCTACGCGTCGATGGCATTACAGGTGCCGTCGGCGCACCTATAATAAAATAGGACGCTCCCCTGACGTGAGACTCACTTTATAGCAAACCAGCTTTAAAAGCAAATCGTCTCCGTCAAAGACATTATAGCAACATCAAAAAATGATGTCACCAAAAACATTTACATACAGTATTGAGGGTTTACCTCTCAGTCAGTTCTCGTTGTTTCCTCTATCCGAAATGAGAAGAACAGTGAAAGGACGCGTTTTCTAAATCACATGCTAAATCCCTGACGTTAGGGTTTCGGGATCAAGGGCTTCTTTGACGGACCCCTGCTTTGGGTATCAACGTCTCTCCGGGCATGTTGATACGGGGTAAGTTTGTGGCGTTGTGTGCTCGGCTAAACCTCGCGTAAGTCCTGATTCCTTGACATCAGAAAAAACATAGGATATAATCTGTCAAGCACAAAGCGGACGACACTCAAGATTTAAATTGACGGGAGCCTTCACTCATGTATTATAGTGCCATCGGAAATTTAGACCACTGTTTAAACCGAGATTGTGATATAAAAGAGGAGTTGTTATGAAAACAAGAGTCGTTTATTTACTTGCGTTTTTAATGCTCTTTACATTTCTATTCTTGCCGAATAGTTTTGCTCAGGAGCGGATGCCTCAGTATGTTGTGCGAACGGTTTATTTTGTTCCAAATGACCTGATACCCGATCCGAATATTGAAACCGATCTGGGCGTATTGATGAAAGATGTTCAAAAGTTTTTCGCCGACGAAATGGAACGTCACGGATTTGGTAGAAAAACATTTAGACTGGAAACTGATGAGGCAGGAAATGTTGTGGTTCACATTGTGATTGGGCAATTTGATACCGCACATTATTATTTCGGTGCCCATGCAGCCATTGAATCTGAAATCAATGAACACTTCGGCGGTATGTCCAAGAATGTCTATATCACATCCGTCGCCACAGAAAACGGTCTGGATTGCCACGGTATAGGTTCGGGTGCATCAACTCATTGGGATCTTCACGAGGGATATGCATATACACTCCATAAAGGTGCGACTCATAAAGGTGCTTGTGGTCCCGTTCGCGATTTTTTTGGGCTTACAATTCACGAGATGGGGCATACATTTTCACTGCCGCACGATTTTCGGACAGCGGGTGTCATGTCGTATGGATATAAAGACATTCCATTATCATTGTCTAAAGACGCAGCTGAATGGTTAGACGCACATAGGTACTTCAATGAACACCCAAGTGATACTGATACGATGACGAGAATAAAAGCACTTCCAATACTCGCATATCCCCCGAATGCGGTCATTCTACGCTTTGAGTTGAGTGATCCTGATGGGTTGCATCAGGCAAGGATCATTGGTTACCGAAAGAACTACTCTAACAACGCGGGTCGAAGCTTAATTGCTTGTAAATCTTTAAGCGGAACAAAGGCAACTGTTGAATTTATCACCAGCGAATTAGGCACAGGTGAACTTGGGACGTTTCATCTTATAGTAATGGATAAACTTGGAAATTATACAACCGATCCTTTTCCTTTCCAAGAGGAGATTATTCAAAACATCCACGTCTCTAATAAAAATCAGGTGGATATTAACAGCGATGGTGTTGTTGATGCGAATGACCGAATTCCCCATGATATACTAAAAATATCTGGCGACAATCAGCAAGGGCTTCCCAATGAGTGGCTCCCAGAACCTTTTGTTGTAGAAGTTGTTGATGCCAATGGCGAACCCGTTGTAGGCGTAGAAGTCATTTTTCGTGTGACTCAATATCCAATTGAAGATCGACCCTTGGTATCATTGCGGAGCGATCATGGACTGCTTTCTGATATAGAAGCCCGTACGGATGCTAATGGCATCGCTCAGAATTTTCTGTTGTTAGGATATCAAGTAAAAACCCTTGAGCCAGTGGTACATGTTAGCGTTATTGGCGTTTCAAAAAAGATACGTTTTAATGCCATGGCTCGTGAGAAAATGCTTATTGATTCTTCAGCACATCCTAATATATATTGGATAGACGCGATGGATAATCATCTTTATGGGCCTGAAGGGAGTCAATGGGTACATGCTATACAAGTTCAAAGCATCGCTTATGATGGCTTGAATCGACAACTCTACTGGATAGAGGGGCTGCTAAGTATGGGAAATTATTGTGCAGCGATCAAGCGTACTTCACTTCATGATCGTTTTTCGCCTCATATAGAAATCTCCACGTTCATGAATATGCCGGTGAGTCTTGCCATTCACCCGCGTCTTGGTAAACTCTATTGGACGAATAATCGTGGCGAGATTCAAACCTGCACCCTTGAGGGTTCCAATATTGAAACTCTGATAACAGGGCTTGATTCACCCAAACATATCGCCGTAGACACAGTTCGTAGCAAACTTTATTGGACAGATGGTCAAGAACAAATCCTATCGTCAGACGTGAATGGCGAAAATATCCAAATCTTTCTGAAAAGTTTGCAGACGCTCGGCCATATCGCAATTGCCGGTGATCATCTCTATTGGACTGAGAAAACAGATGAAAATAATGGGATGATAAGACGTACGAATCTGAATCAAGGCACGCTGAAATTATTGGAATTATTACACTACTTAGATGATGTGCCAGTAGGCATTGCTGTTGACATTGACAGCGATAAGTTGTATTGGACTGACACGCAAGGACGCATCCGTCGATCAAATATTGATGGTTCGCAAATTGAAGATGTTATTATAGGGTTAATGGCACCGAGTCAACTTGTGCTTAACATTCCTCTGGTTATAGATAGGAGTGTCTCTGCTGCACCATCGCACATTGAGACTTTACACCCTGATGTAACAGAGGTTTTACCGAACTATCCGAATCCATTCAACCCTGAGACGTGGATTCCTTATCGTTTAGCGGTGCCTTCTGAAGTTCGCATCGCTATATATGCTGCAGATGGCAAATTAGTTCGCACGTTAGATTTAGGAAATAAGTCAGTGGGTCGTTATGAATCACGGAGCCGTGCTGCGTATTGGGATGGTAGAAACGAAATAGGCGAGGAAGTCGCAAGCGGTATTTACTTCTACACGCTTACTGCAAAAGAGTTCTCTGCGACTCGCAAAATGTTGATACTAAAATAATTTTGCTTTTACGCTTTGTGTGCGTTTGTAGGTCGTAAACCCCTACACTGACAATCGCCACGAGAAAGACCGTGAGGGGTGGTTTCCAATGCTTTTTCAAAAACATGTTTATCTCCTTTTTGCTGTGAGGTGTCTCGCCCGAATTACTTGAGAGTGAGTTGGGACGATCCCTGTGTCGGAATGGAACCCTCTTGCTGTATGTCAACAGGTTTCTTGATGGTTTCTTGAGACTGCTGGCGCAGGACATAATACCAATACCCCAAATACACAACCGCAATGATACCGACGATCAGAATACACACAACCTCCGTGAAAGTCCCTTGTAGCGAATACTGCTGCGGTATAAAAATCTCCTGATATATCTTTCTTCTCTTTTTCATTATCAGGCGGCAATTCGCAGGTAATATTAACTGCAAATCGTGATACATATAAAAGTAAATTAGGACATAATCACGGCGGATGCGCATACTATATAGATGGTAGCACTTTATACGCTGCTTTTTCTTTTATAGATTATACTGCAACTAATAGAACATCCAATTTTAGGGTTGTTAGCACGTCTATTAGTTAGATTATCTTCTTTTTAAGGCACCCCAAGTGGTTATTTTCTTTTTTCTAATTGAAGTTGGTGCAGCGGCGACAATAGCTTCGTGTGCTTTTGCTTTGACGATAAGTAAATCTATTTCGTTGGTTACGCCATCGCCATTAACATCAGTGTTATATGAATTTTTATGTTTAATTGCACTTCTCACAATTAAAACAACAGACAAATCCACATATCCGTCATCATCTTTTGGCGTCGAAAAAAATTGTTGAGTTGTCCTTGAATGAGGAAGTTGGTTGCGATGGTAACACTATACGTAAACACACCGAGGCCGCTGATGAGCAGAAGCAAGGTGAAGATGCGGCCTGTATCGCTCATTTCGAGGGTCTCATACCCGACAGTTGTCAGTGTAATCACCGTCATATAGATCGCGTCAAGAAGCGTCCATTTCTCTGCTGGATTCTCTTTTTCAATAATCAGGTAGCCGATCGTCCCGGTCAGGAGCAAACCGACAAGGAGGATCAAGGCGATGAGAACCTGGCGTTGATAACTCATCTTTAGTCAATGTCCAATTCGATAAGAGATGCTTCAGCAGGATGCGTGGAAAGCCCCTTTATATCCATATCAAGTTCTGCGGAAAGAACACGGCGAATAGCCCGAATTCCGTAAAGTGATACCACCCACTACCTAAAGGTAGGGGCTTCGGCTTCGTAGCAGTTAGCGGTTTCCCCGAAGGTCTACCGTCTTACGTCTGCTCCACCAGCAGGCAATTCCCCTATAGACTGAAAAAGCGTCAGTAGGGCATATCGTGCGAAAAACTTTCACGGGTATCCCTGCCTGCCTCTCTCCAACATGGAGAGAAAAATTGAAAAGGAGGGCAGCAATACAACGTGCAGACTTTCACCTCTGCTCCGATTCACACTTTCGTGCAATTACGCGTCAACTGCCCAATATACTTTTACAGTGGTATTGAACACTAACACTTTTGACTACTTATCACGGTAGCGGACAACACCTCTACAGGGTTTGCAGAGGGTGATAATGTTGTCCAAGTGTTAGCATAATTATACCACATTTTCAGGCGAATGTCAAATGTTTTTTGACTTGTCAACCCAATGCCCGCCTACATCCCACAAGCTAAAGCATGGGGCTTTGGCGGGAAGATTGGTAATGGAGACGGATCAACGTCTACGCCAAGGTATATCTCCTGTAACGTATAGCCGTTTTTCCTGTAATACGTCTGCAACACGCTTGCGGTATAACCTTCCTGAAGGAGGAATGCGTTTACTTCATCTACAGGGACTTGATCATAGGACATACACAATACCCGAATTATTGCCAAACAGATTCATACCCGAACAGCCGACATCAAACGCATATATCAACAAAAAGTAAGATATTGACCTCCTCTCCAGACCAAAGATTGGAGACCCCTTAGTTGTTGCTCTCATATTCTTTGACTATTTCGGAGTTTCTTCGATATTTTTCAGCGTATTCCGTGAGTTGTTCCGCACTCATTTTCTCCAATTCTTCCTTAGAACGAGATGCTGAATCTGCCAAAAACTTTTTCGCCTGCTGATATATCATATATTCCGTGTTTCTCTCTTCCTCTAACAACTTAAGAGAATCAAAAATATCTTTGACTTCAGCTGGATTTGTCGAAAACCATTCGATTCCAATAACATCGGCATCTGACTTCGGATCTAAATCCTTTC from Candidatus Poribacteria bacterium harbors:
- a CDS encoding T9SS type A sorting domain-containing protein encodes the protein MKTRVVYLLAFLMLFTFLFLPNSFAQERMPQYVVRTVYFVPNDLIPDPNIETDLGVLMKDVQKFFADEMERHGFGRKTFRLETDEAGNVVVHIVIGQFDTAHYYFGAHAAIESEINEHFGGMSKNVYITSVATENGLDCHGIGSGASTHWDLHEGYAYTLHKGATHKGACGPVRDFFGLTIHEMGHTFSLPHDFRTAGVMSYGYKDIPLSLSKDAAEWLDAHRYFNEHPSDTDTMTRIKALPILAYPPNAVILRFELSDPDGLHQARIIGYRKNYSNNAGRSLIACKSLSGTKATVEFITSELGTGELGTFHLIVMDKLGNYTTDPFPFQEEIIQNIHVSNKNQVDINSDGVVDANDRIPHDILKISGDNQQGLPNEWLPEPFVVEVVDANGEPVVGVEVIFRVTQYPIEDRPLVSLRSDHGLLSDIEARTDANGIAQNFLLLGYQVKTLEPVVHVSVIGVSKKIRFNAMAREKMLIDSSAHPNIYWIDAMDNHLYGPEGSQWVHAIQVQSIAYDGLNRQLYWIEGLLSMGNYCAAIKRTSLHDRFSPHIEISTFMNMPVSLAIHPRLGKLYWTNNRGEIQTCTLEGSNIETLITGLDSPKHIAVDTVRSKLYWTDGQEQILSSDVNGENIQIFLKSLQTLGHIAIAGDHLYWTEKTDENNGMIRRTNLNQGTLKLLELLHYLDDVPVGIAVDIDSDKLYWTDTQGRIRRSNIDGSQIEDVIIGLMAPSQLVLNIPLVIDRSVSAAPSHIETLHPDVTEVLPNYPNPFNPETWIPYRLAVPSEVRIAIYAADGKLVRTLDLGNKSVGRYESRSRAAYWDGRNEIGEEVASGIYFYTLTAKEFSATRKMLILK
- a CDS encoding dockerin type I domain-containing protein → MSVVLIVRSAIKHKNSYNTDVNGDGVTNEIDLLIVKAKAHEAIVAAAPTSIRKKKITTWGALKRR
- a CDS encoding potassium channel family protein; translated protein: MSYQRQVLIALILLVGLLLTGTIGYLIIEKENPAEKWTLLDAIYMTVITLTTVGYETLEMSDTGRIFTLLLLISGLGVFTYSVTIATNFLIQGQLNNFFRRQKMMTDMWICLLF